Part of the Mangifera indica cultivar Alphonso chromosome 4, CATAS_Mindica_2.1, whole genome shotgun sequence genome, AGTTTCTAAAAGAGTAATACTTCTACACAACTTGATGCGGGTAACAGTTTATAGAATAACTttgaagtgagaaaaaaattaaacaatcacCTCATCTAATAACAAACTGCTGCATTAGTTTGTACAGATAAATTAATGAGATTtaattgtacacataattttatttattcctaGAAATGAGCATCAAAGATATGTGAGAGTTAAATTTTGGGATATTAACACTTTGCAATTGCTCAGGATTGTATTATGTACAAATACTATACAGTGCCACAGGTTATGGTTTAtcttttttcacaattttgCTTAGCTTACATGAACTTTCAGCACTAACTCTTGGAGCATCAGAGATCAGAGATTATTATAATACACCCATTGCTATCCTCCTGTTGAATAGAAGTGACTTGGTGGATTGAGCATTTGATTTGAACCTGATATGATTGACATGTTGAATAAGTATGCAATAATTCTCATTTCATGTAAGCTTACAGAAACTTCAACATTCAACAGACTTAATTGACTTACATTGCATAAATTAGGTAACCATCAAGACAGCTTTTTAGAGAGTGTGCCTTCTTGCTTCAGTTTACCACATTCAAGGTGGAAGTGGAAGAACGACAAGATTCTCAGCCTACAAATCAACAACAGCCAGCAACATTAGCCTCTACTGATAATGTTAATAGAACAAGTTCCAAGAGATCATGAAACCTAGATATATTAAGTCACTTTTGCCACCAGCTATcataacaagaagaaaaattaattattcactGTAACATGGAAATCCATTGGAAATGGTAGTCGCCATAGAAACCATGAAAAGCTGGTCAAAGTGAggcacataaaataaatttatgatgcTTGACGATGCCTTCTGCAAGTTTATCAAATGAATCAATGTGAAGTTAATGTCCTGTGAGCGATATATAGTATTCGTTATAGCTTACGACAAAGTATCTGCAGCATAAAATATTGGAAGCCTCCCCAATCCGGCACCTTTCCATTCTCTTCTTCTTAAGGAAATATAATCCTCTGCCCTAGAGCCTGTTGCAGTAAGAACAAACTGAAAGATGCATCCGtcagtaaaataaatataatcaatacaGATCAACTTtaccaaaaacaaagaagaaactggttaataaaaagttttaccAATGGAAAGAGTATGGCCATGACTCCATAGCTCACAAGaggtgagaaaaagaaaatagcaaGAACACAAGGGCTTCCTGCAATGTCATTAAAGAGATTAGTACTATTGCATATGTCATCATAATCATGAATATAAGAATAATGCAAAAAGCCACTTATAACATGTTAATAAGATCATTAGACATATAACATATTCAGACGCCCCACTCAGATCAATCTTTCCCACAATTATTCACTTCTTCTGGTGATGTCAGCTTCTCTAAAAGCACCATTATAAACATCAACTTCATAGTTAAATATGAATGATTATAGACCCTTTAAAATGGTGGGAGTGAGCACAACATGGACAATATGGTGGAAACTACTGCATACAATGTCAATCTCACACAATTTAGCCACAATGCATGAAGCTTATTTGGTCAATCTCACTTTCTTAATAGTTAAGCCTCATTATTATAGAGTCTCAAATAATGCTATAGGAATTGGGGGAGCTGCAACAGCCAGTAAAAAAATAGTCATACGAATCTACAGAAATAAATTGTTATgtgaaattcattaggattccaaaagagtaaaaaaaaatcccatgaaacaagtaaaatatataataccAAAACCAGCAAAAAATGCCCAGTTTGATTCAAAAAAGTCAAGCCTTTTGTCCAGACCCACTTCAGAAAAGTTCCACTTGTACCTAAGAAGTGCAAAAGCTGAATCAACAATTATCCAGTTAAGAGAAACTACAAAAACAAAACAGCAGTTACAGATTCACTACATACTCAAAACAGTAATAGGCATACAGCCAAGCTAGAAGTAGGAAATTAATTGCCTTTCCAATGTAGGGTATAAATCCCGTTGCATAAACCTGCATACAGTTCAAAAGACTATGACGACTGCCatcaaaaagataatttttgcAAATCAATAGCACACTATATCTGTTGAAAGAAGTATGGGGTATATGAACACAGGAATAATATAGACTAAGACCAACATTATattattgaagttaaaaaaggaaaaggtaAAATTTATATAGTAAAACATATCTCACCTCCAAAAAGAAGAAGCTTAAAAGAAGCACTGAGTACACTTGTTCACCTATACCAATCATGATACTGCagaaaaaataatccaaaaagTGAACTCTATCCGCTGTAGGGAAAACATAGTTGCTTATTCGACAATAAATGCCAGTAACCAACAGTACCCTCCAAGGTCAATTGATCTATCTTTCTGGTCTGCATTTTGTGAGGTCTCTTTTTGTCTTGATGGTTCTGGTACAGTCTGCATTGATCTTCCCATTGCAGCAAACCCATACTTAGCGATGTCATTGTACCTagataattacaatttttttaaaatagagatTTTGACTAAAAGAATATCATAGAAATAAATGGTAAACATCACATAACACATGCATTCACAGAATAGGAAAACATAGAAGGCAGAAATAAATAGTAGATCAAATACTCCAATATCCAGCCCCCTTACTAATTATGATGTCACAACCTAGAAGCAAAGTTAAAATACTCCCATTGACAGATTATTTGATCTCAAAAAATAAGGATTATAATATACATTTTCCTTCAAGATACAACACAGAGAAGGTTTACAAAAAGTATATTGACTGAAATATAGGTCATAAAATATGGCAAATAAACTGGTCATAATGAttcacaatttaaaaaatatatatatataaaagtaaattttgaatgaaagttTGAGTAATATATATCAATGCATCTTGCATATTTGATCCCCCATAAAGAAACAAccatatgtaaattttaaatgatcaaTGCTTGAGCAAAAAATGTGAAGCccaaataagatataattatcatagcccctttaatcaaaataatacaaaGATGTGGAACCTTGGTGAAATTTACAAGCTGAACGTGAATTAGAACATACAAAATAGTAGCATAAGGTCTTTAGTAGCTAATTTGCCTTCTTCCCTTCTCCTTATATCGGAGTACCTAATCCTGGTGGTTACCTTGTACCCGAAGGGGGTCATGGGGTATAATTATTGGTCAAGGGGCACATTAGCAGACAGTCTCACTTTCTCTCTCCACTTCCCTAAGAATGGCTACAACTTGCCACCCATATTGATTTTAGGCCCTAAGGCCACTTCACTGAATTGGGTTGGAGTTAAGTTACTTAAGGCTAGTCGTCATccattattgatttaatttagcCTTTATATTTTGTGCCCAACATAAGCCCCTCAAATCCCTGATTATCACATGAATTTAGGGATTTTGATTTGAGCTATCTTTGgaatcatatttgaattttgaaattcttttgaATGAAATTGATCATGTGCACTTCTCATTAATTGATGAAGATTAATCACGTGCACTTCTCAAAATCTCATGATATTAACCATTTGGTAATTCTTTATAAATATACCAGCATGCAACCCAACCCTTTATTTACAGAGTTAAGGGGTGAAGATTAATCATGTGCACTTCCCAACATCtcatgatattttacaatactgtgataaatgatttttttatcaatgtattcatatttattaaataaattatcagatAAAAGTGAGAGTGGTGGCTTGTATTTGTATCAATAGTTAGTGTGTTAAAGACTGTTTTAGTCAGGAGTCCTCAAATATCTAACGATTAGGTTTCAGTAGgaatactattattttttttcaatgtacGAATATAacttaaaacacaaaaaaaaatatgataatctACACTAAATTCTTTATTATAGTAAGCTAGGTGAATCAAAGAAGATAATCTACTAATCTACACTTTAACAAATGAAGGTAAAAATCAAATGTAAAACATACCACATAGTACTAAGAATAATGCTGAAAACGTACAGTGGGTAAAACCAAAATACCTGCAATTCATGAAACAATTAATAACCTTACCTGATGCCAATTGAATAAGTGAGTACAACTAGTAGTGTGCTCCAGGAATGAGaattatatacttatatgataataaatatagaACAAAGCTATAGATCAACAATGAACCATCCATAATTAAACGCAACATCTGGAAGTTCAAAAAACGCCAAGAGCTGAAATTTTACCATAGCCATGAAACTCAACTAACTtcagataattttttgaaaaatgcaTGTTTATCCATAACCCaccataaaattaattgaatagcATAGAAGTAGTCATGGAGAAACTAATTAAATggtctttaaaaattttaaaagtgtgAGAACATGAAGCAATTGACAAGATAAATATGTTGTACTTACATAAAGGAGTTGTATGAGTGCAAGACGTAAGAATGAATAAAGCTTTATAATACCACCATGAGAGCAAAGTTCTTGAGAACTAAACTTCGAGCAATTATCAGGTAATATCCACAGCAATGTAGGGGTTACAACAGAGTACAGGACAAATATACTGCATGGTAGT contains:
- the LOC123215120 gene encoding protein EI24 homolog isoform X2, which gives rise to MEISTLMNLLISKSKQALLLWLEGFREACCLHRVVVLCHRSRKLTVRTGQCFLLNGFIFLGRYNDIAKYGFAAMGRSMQTVPEPSRQKETSQNADQKDRSIDLGGIMIGIGEQVYSVLLLSFFFLEVYATGFIPYIGKAINFLLLAWLYAYYCFEYKWNFSEVGLDKRLDFFESNWAFFAGFGSPCVLAIFFFSPLVSYGVMAILFPLFVLTATGSRAEDYISLRRREWKGAGLGRLPIFYAADTLSLRILSFFHFHLECGKLKQEGTLSKKLS
- the LOC123215120 gene encoding protein EI24 homolog isoform X1, producing MEISTLMNLLISKSKQALLLWLEGFREACCLHRVVVLCHRSRKLTVRTGQCFLLNGFIFLGSIFVLYSVVTPTLLWILPDNCSKFSSQELCSHGGIIKLYSFLRLALIQLLYVFWFYPLYVFSIILSTMWYNDIAKYGFAAMGRSMQTVPEPSRQKETSQNADQKDRSIDLGGIMIGIGEQVYSVLLLSFFFLEVYATGFIPYIGKAINFLLLAWLYAYYCFEYKWNFSEVGLDKRLDFFESNWAFFAGFGSPCVLAIFFFSPLVSYGVMAILFPLFVLTATGSRAEDYISLRRREWKGAGLGRLPIFYAADTLSLRILSFFHFHLECGKLKQEGTLSKKLS